From Xylanibacter oryzae DSM 17970, a single genomic window includes:
- a CDS encoding AMP-dependent synthetase/ligase, with translation MQTNSHLSVLIHDQAKKYGEREALIYKDFGGSQWKSVSWNTFSKTVKQVSNSLLNLGVKVQENIGIFSQNTVQYVYTDFGAWGIRAVTVPLYATTSEDQIQYMVNDAQIRFIFVGEQEQYDKAHRIFALCPQLERIIIYDRSVRISTHDPNALYFDDFLKLGENLLRQSEVETLYKQASFDDIANILYTSGTTGVSKGVMLTYGQYYAALVANNKCVPITEKDRIMNFLPYTHVFEKGWTALCLSEGATLIVNTNPKDVQKSMRETHPTSMCSVPRFWEKVYVGVKDQIDRANPIQRKIFVNSLKIGRKHNIECLSKGKRPSLALSLKYKLINNTVFSLIRKEMGLENANLFPTAGATVSSEVEEFVHSIGLNMIVGYGLTESLATVSCDHLGETYTVGSVGRPIEGIDIKISKEGEILLKGPTITPGYYKKEDLTKMAFDEEGYFRTGDSGYLLDGELYLKERIKDLFKTSNGKYIAPQMIESKMLVDKFVDQISVVADQRKFVSALIIPEYRLLEEWARENGIEFISREDLCSNPKVCNMMMERLETLQQSLSHYEQIKRFTLLPHHFSMEKDELTNTLKLKRGVINKNYADEIDKMYKE, from the coding sequence ATGCAGACTAACAGCCATCTTTCGGTACTTATTCACGATCAGGCTAAAAAATATGGCGAGCGTGAAGCCTTGATTTATAAAGACTTCGGCGGATCGCAGTGGAAGTCAGTAAGTTGGAATACATTTTCCAAAACAGTAAAACAAGTTTCCAATTCATTACTGAATCTAGGGGTAAAGGTACAAGAGAATATAGGTATATTCTCACAAAATACAGTTCAATACGTTTATACAGATTTTGGTGCATGGGGCATACGTGCCGTAACTGTTCCTCTATATGCTACTACTAGCGAGGATCAGATACAATACATGGTCAATGATGCTCAGATTCGATTTATTTTTGTAGGAGAGCAGGAACAATATGATAAGGCCCACCGTATATTCGCATTGTGTCCACAACTGGAACGTATAATCATTTATGACCGCAGTGTACGTATAAGTACACACGATCCCAATGCGCTGTATTTTGATGACTTCTTGAAACTTGGTGAGAATCTTTTACGTCAGTCAGAGGTAGAAACCCTTTATAAGCAAGCAAGTTTTGATGATATAGCTAACATTCTCTATACAAGTGGAACCACAGGCGTAAGCAAAGGTGTCATGTTAACGTATGGTCAGTATTATGCAGCTCTAGTGGCTAATAATAAGTGTGTGCCTATAACAGAGAAGGATAGAATAATGAATTTCCTTCCATACACACATGTATTCGAGAAAGGCTGGACCGCTCTTTGTCTTAGTGAAGGAGCAACACTCATTGTTAATACTAATCCTAAAGATGTTCAGAAATCAATGCGTGAGACACATCCTACAAGTATGTGTTCTGTTCCTCGTTTCTGGGAGAAAGTATATGTCGGTGTAAAAGATCAGATAGACAGGGCAAATCCTATACAGCGAAAGATATTCGTAAACTCGCTTAAAATAGGTCGTAAGCATAATATAGAATGTCTTAGCAAAGGAAAGCGTCCTTCTCTGGCGTTAAGTCTAAAATATAAGTTAATAAACAACACCGTATTCAGTCTTATCCGTAAGGAAATGGGATTGGAAAATGCTAATCTCTTCCCTACAGCAGGTGCAACAGTATCCTCTGAAGTCGAAGAATTCGTTCATTCCATCGGCCTGAATATGATCGTAGGATATGGTTTGACAGAAAGTCTTGCTACTGTTTCCTGTGATCATCTTGGTGAAACCTATACAGTAGGTTCTGTGGGTCGTCCTATAGAGGGCATTGATATAAAGATATCAAAAGAAGGCGAAATACTCCTTAAAGGACCTACTATTACTCCCGGATATTATAAGAAAGAAGACCTTACAAAGATGGCTTTCGATGAAGAGGGCTATTTTCGTACAGGCGACTCCGGTTATCTGCTTGATGGCGAATTGTATCTTAAAGAGCGCATTAAAGATTTGTTTAAGACTTCCAATGGTAAGTATATTGCTCCTCAGATGATAGAATCTAAGATGCTTGTAGACAAGTTTGTTGACCAGATATCAGTAGTTGCCGATCAGCGTAAGTTTGTCTCAGCTCTTATAATACCTGAATATCGTTTGCTCGAAGAATGGGCAAGAGAGAATGGAATAGAGTTTATAAGTAGAGAAGATCTTTGTTCTAATCCAAAAGTTTGTAATATGATGATGGAACGACTTGAAACATTGCAACAGTCATTGTCTCATTACGAACAGATAAAGCGTTTCACCTTATTACCTCATCATTTCAGTATGGAGAAGGACGAACTCACCAATACACTTAAGTTGAAGCGTGGCGTTATCAATAAGAATTACGCCGATGAGATCGATAAAATGTACAAAGAATGA
- a CDS encoding M20 family metallo-hydrolase, translated as MDYKEYTNDAVEMLKALISTPSISKDEEKAANVFTKFIVEWGFKYKREANNVWIFSNDFDNNKPTLLLNAHIDTVRPVDSWTRSPFVPDMYFDILYGLGSNDCGGGLVSLLQVFRIITSKEQKYNTIFLASAEEEISGENGITSVIPLLPDIDIAIVGEPTGMQPAIAEKGLMVLDVIARGKSGHAARNEGINAIYESLDDLIWFKDYKFDKISDFLGSTQMNVTVINAGTQHNVVPDKCYFTVDVRTNEFYDNESVYNFICENIKSEVKARSFRLNPSHIDINNPLIQRAIKMGMKPFGSPTLSDQALMPFPSFKLGPGESSRSHSANEFIKISEIDEAIKTYSDLLDGAVI; from the coding sequence ATGGATTATAAAGAATATACTAATGATGCGGTAGAAATGCTAAAAGCATTGATTTCCACGCCCTCAATAAGCAAGGACGAGGAGAAAGCGGCTAATGTCTTTACCAAATTTATTGTGGAATGGGGTTTCAAATATAAAAGGGAAGCTAATAATGTCTGGATCTTCTCTAATGATTTTGACAATAATAAGCCTACTTTGCTATTGAATGCCCACATTGACACGGTAAGGCCTGTGGATTCATGGACAAGGTCTCCATTTGTACCTGACATGTACTTTGACATCCTTTACGGTCTGGGAAGTAATGACTGTGGGGGTGGATTGGTATCTTTGCTACAGGTTTTCCGTATCATTACATCAAAAGAACAAAAATATAACACTATATTTCTGGCATCTGCTGAGGAGGAAATTTCAGGAGAGAATGGTATAACTAGTGTGATTCCACTATTACCTGATATTGATATCGCGATTGTTGGTGAACCAACAGGAATGCAACCTGCTATTGCAGAGAAAGGGCTAATGGTACTTGATGTTATCGCAAGAGGAAAATCGGGGCATGCGGCAAGAAACGAAGGTATTAACGCAATATATGAATCACTTGATGACCTGATATGGTTCAAAGACTACAAGTTCGATAAAATCAGTGATTTTCTTGGTTCTACTCAAATGAACGTTACTGTAATAAATGCAGGAACACAGCATAACGTAGTACCTGACAAATGTTATTTTACCGTTGACGTAAGAACTAATGAATTTTATGACAATGAATCTGTTTACAACTTCATTTGTGAAAATATAAAAAGCGAAGTAAAAGCAAGGTCTTTCAGATTGAACCCGTCTCATATAGACATAAATAATCCGCTCATTCAGCGTGCTATAAAAATGGGTATGAAACCTTTTGGTTCACCTACGCTGTCAGACCAGGCGCTTATGCCATTCCCATCTTTTAAACTTGGTCCAGGTGAATCATCCAGATCACATTCTGCCAATGAATTCATTAAAATCAGCGAGATAGATGAAGCTATAAAGACTTATTCTGATTTATTAGACGGGGCTGTGATATAA
- a CDS encoding murein hydrolase activator EnvC family protein, protein MKRFYILLVLLFTIIISPYAQNKKTVRKKARVTNTTRKTSRKGKTANYSNLTIKGLQTQRQKIQREIRLQEQRLNSNQRDVKERLQNLMLINSEIEQRRRSIDTIQSDINHINGNIDNLNNQLKILQAELNDRKQKYVKSMRYLYNNRSIQDQIMFIFSAKNFAQMYRRLRFVREYASYQRAQGEMVKCKQQQVDAKQAQLFQVKGVKKVVLRKGLVEHRKLQGKKDEQQQVVSTLQNQQKTIQTIISEQRKKDAALNSQIDRLIAQEVAKARARAAAESKARADVQARRKRAAELAKKKAEAEMAARENHRKILAAKAAEERAKAAARAAAQKSAAEKAAADAAERQAVAERKDAERQAENDRRTSAREVAAAQKSVDVPMLNSVDRRLSGGFESNRGRLPMPITGSYRIVSHFGQYNVEGLKNVTLDNKGINILGQSGAHARSIYNGEVSAVFSFGGTMVVMVRHGDYISVYCNLSSVCVHRGQSVGTRQVLGSIGADNILQFQLRKETSKINPESWLGR, encoded by the coding sequence ATGAAAAGATTTTATATACTTCTAGTCTTACTATTTACTATTATAATTAGTCCTTACGCACAAAATAAAAAAACTGTAAGGAAGAAAGCCCGTGTTACCAATACTACAAGAAAAACCAGTAGGAAAGGTAAAACGGCAAATTATAGTAACCTTACTATAAAAGGTTTGCAAACTCAGCGCCAGAAGATTCAGCGTGAGATACGTTTACAGGAACAACGCCTCAATTCTAATCAGCGTGATGTTAAGGAGCGTCTTCAAAATCTTATGTTGATTAATAGTGAGATAGAGCAGCGCCGCCGTTCTATTGATACCATTCAGAGTGATATTAATCATATAAATGGCAATATTGACAATCTTAATAATCAATTGAAAATTCTTCAGGCTGAGCTTAACGATCGTAAGCAGAAGTATGTTAAATCCATGCGTTATCTATATAATAACCGTTCTATACAAGATCAGATTATGTTCATCTTCAGTGCAAAAAACTTTGCACAGATGTATCGCCGTCTGAGGTTTGTACGCGAATACGCTTCTTATCAGCGGGCACAGGGCGAGATGGTTAAATGCAAACAGCAGCAGGTAGACGCAAAACAAGCTCAACTCTTTCAGGTTAAAGGAGTAAAGAAAGTAGTGCTGCGTAAAGGACTAGTAGAACATCGTAAGTTGCAAGGTAAGAAAGATGAGCAGCAACAAGTTGTAAGCACCCTTCAAAACCAGCAGAAGACCATACAGACTATTATATCAGAACAGCGTAAGAAAGATGCTGCGTTAAACTCTCAGATAGACAGACTCATTGCGCAAGAGGTAGCAAAGGCAAGAGCCCGTGCTGCTGCAGAATCTAAAGCCCGCGCAGATGTCCAGGCAAGACGCAAGCGAGCTGCCGAATTGGCTAAGAAGAAAGCTGAAGCAGAGATGGCTGCCCGTGAGAATCATCGTAAGATTTTAGCAGCCAAGGCTGCTGAAGAAAGAGCAAAAGCAGCTGCACGTGCTGCTGCTCAGAAGAGTGCTGCCGAGAAAGCAGCTGCAGATGCAGCTGAACGTCAGGCTGTTGCTGAGCGTAAGGATGCTGAACGGCAGGCCGAAAATGATAGAAGAACTTCTGCTAGAGAAGTTGCTGCTGCGCAGAAATCAGTAGACGTACCTATGCTTAATAGCGTAGACCGTCGTCTTAGTGGTGGCTTTGAGAGCAATAGAGGCAGGTTGCCTATGCCTATTACCGGTTCATATCGTATTGTAAGTCATTTTGGACAATATAATGTAGAGGGCCTTAAGAATGTTACCCTCGATAATAAAGGTATAAACATATTGGGACAGTCGGGTGCACATGCACGTTCCATATACAATGGAGAGGTTAGTGCAGTATTCAGTTTTGGAGGAACGATGGTAGTAATGGTACGTCATGGTGATTACATATCTGTATATTGTAATCTGTCATCTGTATGCGTCCATCGCGGTCAGAGTGTAGGTACACGCCAGGTTCTTGGTTCTATAGGCGCAGACAATATACTGCAATTCCAATTGCGTAAAGAAACGTCAAAGATAAACCCTGAGTCTTGGTTGGGAAGATAA
- a CDS encoding DUF4292 domain-containing protein — MKPLSFLKIALLIFPLLLTSCAAKKTLVNVEKPVKIENIEQQKVLQKVSDNAMYSKFITSKVKFQIEVGSQNMTLTGNLKMKRDDVIRLQLMMFGFVEAGRLEFTKDYVLIVDRINKQYIKATYDQLDFLRNSGLNFYSLQALFWNELFEPGQTKVTDEMLKDFATAIDGGNTIITLSRDKMNYKWLADNNSGQLNMANILYKDKLHGQTQLNWDYREFKSVENKTFPTDMKIDFTTANKEVKINLILNNVGHDSEWEPRTTVSSKYTEVTVNDILRRFMAL, encoded by the coding sequence ATGAAACCTTTATCTTTTCTTAAAATAGCCCTGTTGATTTTTCCTTTGCTGCTCACATCCTGTGCAGCCAAGAAGACTTTGGTCAATGTCGAAAAACCTGTTAAAATAGAAAATATAGAACAACAGAAGGTTTTGCAGAAAGTCTCTGATAATGCCATGTATTCTAAGTTTATTACTTCTAAGGTTAAATTCCAAATCGAAGTAGGATCCCAGAATATGACCTTGACGGGAAATCTCAAAATGAAGCGTGACGATGTAATTCGTCTACAGTTGATGATGTTTGGTTTTGTTGAAGCCGGACGTCTTGAATTTACAAAAGATTATGTACTTATTGTTGACCGTATAAATAAACAGTACATCAAAGCTACTTACGATCAGTTGGATTTCTTACGCAATAGCGGATTGAATTTCTATTCCCTTCAGGCATTGTTCTGGAACGAACTTTTTGAACCGGGCCAGACAAAGGTAACAGATGAAATGCTGAAAGATTTCGCAACAGCGATAGACGGCGGGAACACAATAATAACACTCTCAAGGGATAAAATGAACTATAAATGGCTTGCCGATAACAACAGTGGACAGCTTAATATGGCTAACATTCTGTATAAGGATAAGTTACATGGCCAGACCCAACTTAACTGGGATTATCGTGAATTTAAATCTGTAGAGAATAAGACATTTCCGACAGATATGAAGATAGATTTTACTACAGCAAATAAAGAAGTGAAAATAAATCTCATTCTGAATAATGTTGGTCACGATAGTGAATGGGAACCACGTACCACTGTGTCAAGTAAATATACAGAAGTTACAGTTAATGATATTCTTAGGAGGTTTATGGCATTATAA